aaacataCAAACTTACCTTCTTCCACAGTATCACGTTGTTTGCGAGGTCGCCCACGACCACGCTTAATATCTACCGGTGGAGCCATATCTGGTGTTTGTGCTGTTGCGGTTTGTCCGGTTGTCAGTGATATATGACCGCCAATGCCGCGTTGGAAGGAAGCGGCAGAAGAGGTTGATGCTCTTTCATTACCCTCAACGTCAATGAAATCATTTTCGGGTGTACTAGATCGACTTGTTCGCATATAATCATAGTCTTGATCATCACCACCCCAGGTATCATCTAGTTCTGCATCGGCTCGTGCACGCTCTTGAACTTTAGCAATGTTCTGTTCTAATTGTGTACAATGTTCAGCAAACTGTGAAGATTTAcggaaataaaattggaaatgtgTACAGtatgtttttatacattttgtataattttaacggttgttaaaattataaagtttaaaCATACCTCATCTAACTGTGATCGAGCATATTCTAAaatatgttttgcatttttggTAAAGCGAGATTCACTGCCATTGTATTGTTCACAATTTGTAGCTATCAATTCAATGTCACCCAAGAATTCTCCACGTGAATGATAGCGATGGGCTATtgaatagaaaataatgttttagaaatattattttttttaataaaaatagagaTATTTAGCTTaccttcaacatttttaccaatGCTTTCCAAATCCATAGGTCTCTTTATAATCGTATAATAGTCTTTGACTTGTTTCTTGTTGACTGGTTTAAGGAAAGGCCAACTTTCTTGCATAAGTTTAATTTTGCCAtgcaatttttcgaatataAATGATAAAGCCACCTGATCGTCATCATCCAATAAGGGATTAATAGCTTTTTCCAAACGCATAAGTTTATCTTCTTTTTCGGCCAATAGATCGAAGCAACTTTTTAACATGCGTTGCGCTGCATTGGTGAAAGAACTATTAGGTCCATTGTATAAAGTAGAATTTTCGACAATTTGATTGAGGTCGGCGAGAAATTCTTCACGACTATGGTAGCGTTTTTGACGTATATTATCGCGCATAGTTTGTAAATCCATGGGTTTAATGACAATGCGATAATAATCGGGAACCaactgtaataataaaaaaaataataatagaatacatattcagtttaaaataatgaattacatttttatagatGAGTTTATAGTACCTTAGCATTCACGGGAAACATGAATGGTGTTACATCAGGCATGGCTCGCAAATCATTGAGTATCTCTTCTAGTATGGAAGACAATACGACCACTGGATCTGTTCTTCTACGATTGGCCGTTTTATTGTGTCTTTGCAAATAATCGCAGTGTATATCACTGGCCATTCTTCTCTTCTTTTTACCCATAACATCTTTGGGAACTTTCAACAACAGTGCTTTCTTGCGGCTACCCTCATCGTGACGTTTTAATAGTTTACTACTCAATGTAACTTTTGTACCATCAACATTAACCAAATCATCCTCTTCAATGTTCTTCTCTCTTTCTCTTTCTCTTTCTCTGTCCCTCTCCTCTCTTTCGGGCTCCTCGTCTGGGTCTTCGTTCATGGACATATTCAAAGAAGATGTTGGCGGACCTTGAGTACCAGTGTATAGGGGACAAGCCTTATTGGTACGCATATGGCCAACCTGCCCGCAGGCGCCACATTTAAGCTTCAAATCTGGTTTCAACTTGAATTTCTTTCTTGAAGGACTTACTTCCTTATGACTGTTGTCTCTTTCTTTGTGCGAAGAACTCTGCGAAGTTTTTGGATCACCCAGAGATGTGGGCATGCCTCCGGgttgtaatttttgattttgagcCAATTGAGCCAAACGTTCTCTTTCTTGGTTGCGTTTAATACGTCTCAATTGCTCTTGAATTCTTCTCTTCTCACGTTTCATCTCTTCCTTTTGCTGTTCGTCCAAGGTCGcgaattgttttataaactgtTCATCCTTTGTGGTACGAATTTTGACATAGGCATCTATAATAGGTTGTCTTCTAACAGTTTCCACCCTGGTATACTCTTTACCCTCAGAATCTTTGAAGGTTCTggtaattttcaatattctaccTTGATTTGAATTTTGCAAGGATTGTTGTTGACTATCCATATTGCCATCTTTATTTTTATCTCCCTTGTTTTTGTTGCCCTCTTCATcttccataatttttttgagtAATTCTTGTCTTTCCTGTTCTTCTCTTTCCATTGTCAGCTGAGTAGAAGTCTTTTTATTCGACAACATGTTTTCTAGATTTTTTCCCAATTCCTCTAAATCTGACTCTTCTGAGGCCGACGATTCATCTTCGTCTGTTGACAGAACTTCCGAACTGGCCAAAACACGATTTTGTAAATCGAATATACGCTGACATTCTTCCTTATAACGTTCTTGATGTTCGGCTATTGAAAACCGATTACCTCTGGAGAACTTATCCATGCCTTGTTCACCAGCCTTAGCCTTTTCCGTTGACAATGTACGTACTACATCAATGACTTCCCATCTTGAGAGTTTTTTGATTTCCTCTTCGGGTACTTTGAATTTACGGAGCAGTTCTTTAGCTCGTTGCAAAGGTAGACGACGTAAATCAGCATCGGTACCGGTAACCGTACGTTTTGGTTGGGATTCTTGTTCTTCTTTCGTTTGCTTTAAGATAAAAAAGGAAttgatttgtaaaaaataatttttgttgtttatattatGGATACAAAACTTACCGTTGGCTTATTTGGTACCCTTACGTATGAAAAGCCTTCACCACAACCAGTCGGATCAGCAGGTCCTGTAAGTTGTAATAAACATTTACCTCGCATGGCCTGTATATAAGctctgaaaaataattaaataattatgctTAACGATTAAgacattttcatttcaaatgtaAATATTATCTGCCTGAAAGGACGTACCGTGTTGTATTCCAAGGTGCAACTTTAACTTCATCATCAAGCTTCAGCTGAGCctcttcatcatcatcttctTGAGGTGCAAATAAGAATTTTTCACCGTAACCAGCATCCTATTGAAATGGAAACAATAATAACAGAATCAATAACAGGctacatattatttattacaataattCATCGCACCTTTAATCTCTGTTCGGCCGCTATCATACTGAAATACGCACAGCACTGTTCGGGAGATACCATAGCTCGGATTTCTTCTTCGGAAGGTAAACGAAATTCGGGTTTAATAACCCACCAATTTGAATCCATACCAGTACGCTTAAAGTCGGCGCACTGTTTCAGTCTCTTGCGTATACTACTTTCAGAGTGGGCGGGGAATGCTCGTTTAATATCATCCATTCGTATGCGTCTCGGATTATCGGCACTCTTCCAAAACAAACGATAAATGAACACTTGCAAGAAGTCCCTAGTAAAGTTATTGGCTCTTTTTGAGTTGGGACCTGGCACTTCATACAGCGGACATTCTTGACCCACTGTAAATATGGCATTGTATTCACGTATCCAGTAGTTGTTGCGAGTGCGTATGACCAAAAAGTCTGTGTTACTTACACTGTGCGGATAAATGGGTGCCCTATACATGTTATTCTCGAGAGCCTGTATACATTGACCGGGATGCAAAATACCCAAAAATGGACTGGTATGTGCAATGGCAGTTTCACCATATTTAAAGTCTTGAGGAGCATTATCCTTGGTAGCTTTacgtttgtagtaattttttattttcgaacaCATACCCACTTGATTCATTAAGGGTGGATGTTCTTCACAGAATTCCGCCAATATAATATCGCCATCTTTGCCGCTCAAATCTTCGGGGTTACGCATAAAGAAAACATCACCACCACCCGATGCAATACGTTCGGCATCACGTTGTTTAGCCTTTTTAAAGATGTGTTTCAACAAAGGCAATACCGAATGCGAAACAGACTGGGAAATCGGACCATAGGAATATTTCTTAAGAGGAGGACGATGAAATGCTCTTAATTTAATAGGTCCCATGTGTGTGGGAATAAATGGTGATCTCAATTCGACTACTGGTGTTGAGTGTTGGATTAAACTGCCACCACCCACTTTCAAGCGTAACGTTGGCTCTGCCTTCGGCATGTAATAACTGTCATTGGATATATTAAACGGATCTCTATCAGGAGATTTCGGTGGTGGTGGCGGTGTATCTTCAGCCAATACATTAATAACTCCAGCTTTACCcagtaaaatttttgattttttaacatGAGGATGTGGTATTTTAATTTTGGGTGGTGGTCCTGTGTTCTTATTAATTTTGGAAGGATCGATATCATCGGGTATACCCAAAATAATATTCTCATCATTTGGATCTAAAGTTAATACTTTAGGTTTAGGTATTTTGGTCATTTCTTCGGCATCCCAAATAATCTCATCTTCCCACTTGCTATAGATTAATTCTTCATTTTCTACCGGGAAAATACTATACCAAGTGTCGTCAACAGCTTCGGGCGGTTTTGTGGGTAAGCTAAAACATTAaccattttataattatttcacatttataaaaaaaaacatacatatattttgataacAAGTTTATATTTTTCGATCACTCacttttgatttgatttttgtttgctAGATGAACTACTACTCGAACCCGTTATTTTGCCACTTGTTGATCCGGTCACTGGCAAAGTTTTGCCAGCTGGTGTAAATGCTCTAGAACCACTTGATGGCAACCAACCAGCAGCATTCGTTTTTGAATTTAACTTTTGTAGCACTTTTGCTTTAATTTCATTTCCATCCCAAACCACTTCATCTTCCCAGTGCAGCTGAGAGACCATAAGAAACGCATCATCTGCCAGGTGCTCTTCTTTAATTTCCTCTTTAGGTTCTTCCCTTTTAATGTGTTGCATAGATTTTGCATTCTTGTGTTCGTGCCGTACCTTGAAACCGTAATTAAAACCATCTCCTGAATCGGGTACCTCTAACATATCGTACCAAATTTGGGCTGGACCATAACGCCAATCGGctatttttggtttgttttcattattgtcACCACTTTCAGGTTCCTGCTTAATGTCTTCATCATTAAAAATGCTCAATA
The nucleotide sequence above comes from Calliphora vicina chromosome 1, idCalVici1.1, whole genome shotgun sequence. Encoded proteins:
- the Taf1 gene encoding transcription initiation factor TFIID subunit 1 isoform X1; this encodes MDTDSDDDGSIIGNEDGGSQSSQQGGEGGFGMDLTGILFGNIDSEGKLMDDDGGGAFDSEFREHLGSLAKMGLHSMLNEVIEREDVDDEEDEETEEKHKEVEETKKPLSDFDALKSGLLDPKSEQEDENGEIIKDADAVDYSDITELSEDCPKTPPTQKSEDKEGSSNGMQDLEEAIPASTVQAINKDDKELMPPPSIPLRNNIQDLPGKSGSDSGMDSDTKHEKAAERKLDTPLADMLPSKYANVDVRELFPDFRPDKVLRFSRLFGPGKPSSLPQIWRHVKKRRRKRKQSRDHKLHNPGSDSTSDSEEPRKKGFGLHYGPEPKPSHCQSDDEDKLLSIFNDEDIKQEPESGDNNENKPKIADWRYGPAQIWYDMLEVPDSGDGFNYGFKVRHEHKNAKSMQHIKREEPKEEIKEEHLADDAFLMVSQLHWEDEVVWDGNEIKAKVLQKLNSKTNAAGWLPSSGSRAFTPAGKTLPVTGSTSGKITGSSSSSSSKQKSNQNLPTKPPEAVDDTWYSIFPVENEELIYSKWEDEIIWDAEEMTKIPKPKVLTLDPNDENIILGIPDDIDPSKINKNTGPPPKIKIPHPHVKKSKILLGKAGVINVLAEDTPPPPPKSPDRDPFNISNDSYYMPKAEPTLRLKVGGGSLIQHSTPVVELRSPFIPTHMGPIKLRAFHRPPLKKYSYGPISQSVSHSVLPLLKHIFKKAKQRDAERIASGGGDVFFMRNPEDLSGKDGDIILAEFCEEHPPLMNQVGMCSKIKNYYKRKATKDNAPQDFKYGETAIAHTSPFLGILHPGQCIQALENNMYRAPIYPHSVSNTDFLVIRTRNNYWIREYNAIFTVGQECPLYEVPGPNSKRANNFTRDFLQVFIYRLFWKSADNPRRIRMDDIKRAFPAHSESSIRKRLKQCADFKRTGMDSNWWVIKPEFRLPSEEEIRAMVSPEQCCAYFSMIAAEQRLKDAGYGEKFLFAPQEDDDEEAQLKLDDEVKVAPWNTTRAYIQAMRGKCLLQLTGPADPTGCGEGFSYVRVPNKPTQTKEEQESQPKRTVTGTDADLRRLPLQRAKELLRKFKVPEEEIKKLSRWEVIDVVRTLSTEKAKAGEQGMDKFSRGNRFSIAEHQERYKEECQRIFDLQNRVLASSEVLSTDEDESSASEESDLEELGKNLENMLSNKKTSTQLTMEREEQERQELLKKIMEDEEGNKNKGDKNKDGNMDSQQQSLQNSNQGRILKITRTFKDSEGKEYTRVETVRRQPIIDAYVKIRTTKDEQFIKQFATLDEQQKEEMKREKRRIQEQLRRIKRNQERERLAQLAQNQKLQPGGMPTSLGDPKTSQSSSHKERDNSHKEVSPSRKKFKLKPDLKLKCGACGQVGHMRTNKACPLYTGTQGPPTSSLNMSMNEDPDEEPEREERDREREREREKNIEEDDLVNVDGTKVTLSSKLLKRHDEGSRKKALLLKVPKDVMGKKKRRMASDIHCDYLQRHNKTANRRRTDPVVVLSSILEEILNDLRAMPDVTPFMFPVNAKLVPDYYRIVIKPMDLQTMRDNIRQKRYHSREEFLADLNQIVENSTLYNGPNSSFTNAAQRMLKSCFDLLAEKEDKLMRLEKAINPLLDDDDQVALSFIFEKLHGKIKLMQESWPFLKPVNKKQVKDYYTIIKRPMDLESIGKNVEAHRYHSRGEFLGDIELIATNCEQYNGSESRFTKNAKHILEYARSQLDEFAEHCTQLEQNIAKVQERARADAELDDTWGGDDQDYDYMRTSRSSTPENDFIDVEGNERASTSSAASFQRGIGGHISLTTGQTATAQTPDMAPPVDIKRGRGRPRKQRDTVEEVKFNPNAVKRGRGRPRKDSLASNISNPHNSSFLEEDLQCSTDDDEDGFQEVSEDENNPASFLEGERVHSMSTAGGSEGGSDLIDAAHIKTEMKIEPTHLGGDDSMDLDPNYDPSDFLTMHSRMGNNETNQQQQDNKMSQFLQHEEGQNENIQTTHDNKANMHQMPLMMGSNDNMGIDDDLAISESDEEDDGNVRVKRELFTDQLEDDQEQQQMLQQQSIIDMQMQQQQQQQEQLPIQSYVDIDASKEDYQQQQQQEQHHQPQTQPSHHDDNNDDDWLRF
- the Taf1 gene encoding transcription initiation factor TFIID subunit 1 isoform X2; this translates as MDTDSDDDGSIIGNEDGGSQSSQQGGEGGFGMDLTGILFGNIDSEGKLMDDDGGGAFDSEFREHLGSLAKMGLHSMLNEVIEREDVDDEEDEETEEKHKEVEETKKPLSDFDALKSGLLDPKSEQEDENGEIIKDADAVDYSDITELSEDCPKTPPTQKSEDKEGSSNGMQDLEEAIPASTVQAINKDDKELMPPPSIPLRNNIQDLPGKSGSDSGMDSDTKHEKAAERKLDTPLADMLPSKYANVDVRELFPDFRPDKVLRFSRLFGPGKPSSLPQIWRHVKKRRRKRKQSRDHKLHNPGSDSTSDSEEPRKKGFGLHYGPEPKPSHCQSDDEDKLLSIFNDEDIKQEPESGDNNENKPKIADWRYGPAQIWYDMLEVPDSGDGFNYGFKVRHEHKNAKSMQHIKREEPKEEIKEEHLADDAFLMVSQLHWEDEVVWDGNEIKAKVLQKLNSKTNAAGWLPSSGSRAFTPAGKTLPVTGSTSGKITGSSSSSSSKQKSNQNLPTKPPEAVDDTWYSIFPVENEELIYSKWEDEIIWDAEEMTKIPKPKVLTLDPNDENIILGIPDDIDPSKINKNTGPPPKIKIPHPHVKKSKILLGKAGVINVLAEDTPPPPPKSPDRDPFNISNDSYYMPKAEPTLRLKVGGGSLIQHSTPVVELRSPFIPTHMGPIKLRAFHRPPLKKYSYGPISQSVSHSVLPLLKHIFKKAKQRDAERIASGGGDVFFMRNPEDLSGKDGDIILAEFCEEHPPLMNQVGMCSKIKNYYKRKATKDNAPQDFKYGETAIAHTSPFLGILHPGQCIQALENNMYRAPIYPHSVSNTDFLVIRTRNNYWIREYNAIFTVGQECPLYEVPGPNSKRANNFTRDFLQVFIYRLFWKSADNPRRIRMDDIKRAFPAHSESSIRKRLKQCADFKRTGMDSNWWVIKPEFRLPSEEEIRAMVSPEQCCAYFSMIAAEQRLKDAGYGEKFLFAPQEDDDEEAQLKLDDEVKVAPWNTTRAYIQAMRGKCLLQLTGPADPTGCGEGFSYVRVPNKPTQTKEEQESQPKRTVTGTDADLRRLPLQRAKELLRKFKVPEEEIKKLSRWEVIDVVRTLSTEKAKAGEQGMDKFSRGNRFSIAEHQERYKEECQRIFDLQNRVLASSEVLSTDEDESSASEESDLEELGKNLENMLSNKKTSTQLTMEREEQERQELLKKIMEDEEGNKNKGDKNKDGNMDSQQQSLQNSNQGRILKITRTFKDSEGKEYTRVETVRRQPIIDAYVKIRTTKDEQFIKQFATLDEQQKEEMKREKRRIQEQLRRIKRNQERERLAQLAQNQKLQPGGMPTSLGDPKTSQSSSHKERDNSHKEVSPSRKKFKLKPDLKLKCGACGQVGHMRTNKACPLYTGTQGPPTSSLNMSMNEDPDEEPEREERDREREREREKNIEEDDLVNVDGTKVTLSSKLLKRHDEGSRKKALLLKVPKDVMGKKKRRMASDIHCDYLQRHNKTANRRRTDPVVVLSSILEEILNDLRAMPDVTPFMFPVNAKLVPDYYRIVIKPMDLQTMRDNIRQKRYHSREEFLADLNQIVENSTLYNGPNSSFTNAAQRMLKSCFDLLAEKEDKLMRLEKAINPLLDDDDQVALSFIFEKLHGKIKLMQESWPFLKPVNKKQVKDYYTIIKRPMDLESIGKNVEAHRYHSRGEFLGDIELIATNCEQYNGSESRFTKNAKHILEYARSQLDEFAEHCTQLEQNIAKVQERARADAELDDTWGGDDQDYDYMRTSRSSTPENDFIDVEGNERASTSSAASFQRGIGGHISLTTGQTATAQTPDMAPPVDIKRGRGRPRKQRDTVEEDLQCSTDDDEDGFQEVSEDENNPASFLEGERVHSMSTAGGSEGGSDLIDAAHIKTEMKIEPTHLGGDDSMDLDPNYDPSDFLTMHSRMGNNETNQQQQDNKMSQFLQHEEGQNENIQTTHDNKANMHQMPLMMGSNDNMGIDDDLAISESDEEDDGNVRVKRELFTDQLEDDQEQQQMLQQQSIIDMQMQQQQQQQEQLPIQSYVDIDASKEDYQQQQQQEQHHQPQTQPSHHDDNNDDDWLRF